Proteins encoded together in one Styela clava chromosome 12, kaStyClav1.hap1.2, whole genome shotgun sequence window:
- the LOC120329216 gene encoding myosin-6-like, translating into MATLDLSIFQDAAPYLRMSQEEMLKLQTQKPDGKKYAWVPDKEKCYLKGEVLGIDGGKAKLKTSDDGKEVTVKEDDLQLMNPPRYNKCEDMVNMTHLNEASVLNNLKERYEAFMIYTYSGLFCVTVNPYKMLPAYAPYVINAYKGKRRTEMPPHLYSIADNAYTEMLMNRENQSMLITGESGAGKTVNTKKVIQYFALVAADGNAGGNDDKGTLEDQIVQCNPAMEAFGNAKTVRNDNSSRFGKFIRIHFGSTGSLASGDIEHYLLEKSRVIWQQGGERNYHIFYQLISGSKPELIDQLLLTKDPYDYKSISQGVVTVNNLDDGEELILTDDAFKVLGFTPEEISGIYRIMAGIMHQQNMKFKNKQREEQAEPDGTEDADKVAYLFGMNSADFLKYLCHPRVKVGNEYVTKGQTVPQVTYGIGGLSKGVFEKHFNWLVKIINNSLSTKLPRSYFIGVLDIAGFEIFDFNSFEQLCINFTNEKLQQFFNHHMFVLEQEEYKKEGIDWVFIDFGMDLAACIELIEKPLGIMSILEEECMFPKATDKSFMDKLYQNHLGKTKAFGKPIKKTKFESHFELHHYAGTVGYSITDWLEKNKEPLNNSVVDLYKKSSLKLMQTIWEGYLSPEEAAAAAKSGGKRKKGGSFNTVSSMHRESLNKLMTNLRSTAPHFVRCIVPNETKTPGVMDPHVVLHQLRCNGVLEGIRICRKGFPNRLPYGDFKQRYRILNPNAVPDGQFLDSKKASEKILTSLEGIDHEKYKLGHTKVFFRAGMLGVLEELRDNKLSSIFKLIQARMRGKLMRIEYNKLIERRVAVRVLQSNLRAFFGVRDWEWMKLMFKIKPLLQTAEAAKELEQLEAENEELKINLEKESKRRKELEESQVSLIQEKNDLVLQLQSEQDRIDDAEDRCDQLIRTKVELDGKIKETQERLEDEEELNNELVSKKRKLEDECSELKKDIDDLEITLAKVEKEKHATENKLKNLQEELASQDEQIAKLQKEKKALQEAHQQTLDDLQGEEDKVNSLTKQKAKLEQQVDDLEASLEQEKKLRMDLERTKRKLEGDLRLTQETVMDLENDKQRLEEKLKKQEFEYNQLATKLEDEQALVMQLQKKIKELQARIEELEEELEAERAARAKVEKQRADLSRELEELSERLEEAGGATAAQLELNKRREAEFSKLRREFEESNLSHEATVSTLRKKHADSSAEMSEQVDNLQRVKQKLEKEKSEMKMEIDDLAANVESVTKAKLNYEKMSRNLEEQYGEAKAKCDNLTKEVNELNAAKARFASENGELSRQLEEREHLMAQLTRTKNSSSQQIEELKRVVEEEAKAKAALAHSVQASRHDNDLLREQYEEEQEAKAELQRALSKANAEVAQWRNKYETDAIQRTEELEEAKKKLATRLQEAEEQVEATQAKCASLEKTKNRLQGELEDLTIDLERSNSAAAALDKKQRNFDKILAEHKQKEEELQVDLEQAQKEARGLSTELFKMKNAYEESLDALETVKRENKNLQEEIADLTDQLGEGGKSIHELEKAKRTLEHERNEIQAALEEAEGAIEGEESKVLRLQVEMAQIKQDFERRLSEKEEEIDSQRRNQQRSLESMQTTLDSESKARQEAVRMKKKMEGDLNDLEIQLGHSTRQATDSQKAVKAAQAHVKDLELQVDEAQRHSEDLQEQFAVIDRRENLLKAEIDELRSALEQAERGRKLAETELLESSERSNLLHTQNTALINQKRKLEGELQNMQGEVEESVQEQRNAEEKAKKAITDAATMSEELKKEQDLSSHLERMKKNMEQTVKDLQQRLDEAEQVALKGGKKQVQKLETRVRELENELDTEQRRNGESVKNQRKYERKLKEVTYQAEEDKKNLTRIQDLVDKLQIKVKTYKRQAEEAEEQANQNLSKYRKLQHELDDAEERADMAESALNKLRSKARDM; encoded by the exons ATGGCTACTTTggatttatcaatatttcaagATGCAGCACCTTACTTGCGAATGTCTCAGGAGGAAATGCTGAAATTGCAAACGCAAAAACCAGATG GTAAAAAATATGCCTGGGTTCCAGACAAGGAAAAATGTTATTTGAAAGGGGAGGTTCTTGGTATTGATGGAGGAAAGGCGAAACTGAAGACAAGCGACGACGGAAAG GAGGTAACTGTCAAAGAAGATGATCTCCAACTGATGAATCCACCGCGATACAACAAATGCGAAGACATGGTAAACATGACCCACTTGAACGAAGCCAGCGTACTCAACAATCTCAAAGAAAGATACGAAGCTTTCATGATTTAC ACATACTCCGGTCTTTTCTGCGTCACCGTGAATCCGTACAAGATGTTGCCTGCATACGCTCCATACGTTATCAACGCTTACAAGGGAAAGAGACGAACTGAAATGCCTCCTCACTTGTATTCCATTGCCGATAACGCTTATACCGAGATGTTGATGA acCGAGAAAATCAATCTATGTTGATTAC TGGAGAATCTGGAGCTGGTAAAACAGTGAACACTAAGAAAGTTATTCAGTATTTTGCGTTGGTGGCTGCTGACGGAAATGCAGGTGGAAATGATGATAAG GGAACACTTGAAGATCAAATCGTCCAATGCAACCCTGCTATGGAAGCGTTTGGTAACGCGAAGACTGTAAGGAATGACAACTCCTCTCGTTTT GGAAAATTCATCCGAATTCACTTTGGAAGTACCGGAAGCCTTGCATCTGGAGATATTGAGCATT ATCTTCTTGAAAAATCTCGTGTCATTTGGCAACAAGGTGGCGAGAGAAACTACCATATCTTTTATCAGCTCATCTCTGGATCAAAACCTGAACTCATCG ATCAACTGCTTCTTACGAAGGACCCTTATGACTATAAATCCATCAGTCAGGGAGTGGTTACCGTCAACAATCTCGATGACGGAGAAGAATTGATTTTGACTGAC GATGCATTCAAAGTTCTTGGTTTTACACCCGAGGAAATTAGTGGAATCTATCGAATCATGGCTGGTATTATGCATCAACAAAACATGAAGTTCAAAAACAAGCAACGTGAAGAACAAGCTGAACCTGATGGCACAGAAG ATGCCGACAAAGTTGCATATTTGTTCGGTATGAACTCTGCCGATTTTCTCAAGTACTTGTGCCATCCACGCGTGAAAGTTGGAAACGAATACGTAACAAAAGGACAAACTGTCCCTCAAGTTACCTATGGTATTGGTGGATTGAGTAAAGGagtttttgaaaaacatttcaacTGGTTGGTCAAAATCATCAACAACAGTCTCAGCACTAAACTGCCAAGAAGTTACTTCATTGGTGTACTCGATATTGCTGGTTTTGAAATCTTTGAT TTCAACAGCTTCGAGCAACTTTGCATTAACTTCACCAATGAAAAATTGCAACAATTTTTCAACCATCACATGTTCGTTCTTGAACAAGAAGAATACAAGAAAGAAGGAATTGATTGGGTTTTTATTGATTTCGGTATGGACTTGGCTGCGTGTATCGAACTTATCGAAAAG CCTCTTGGAATCATGTCCATCCTCGAAGAAGAATGCATGTTCCCGAAAGCCACTGACAAGTCGTTCATGGACAAATTGTACCAAAATCATTTGGGCAAAACAAAAGCATTTGGAAAGCCAATCAAGAAAACAAAATTCGAATCTCACTTTGAACTTCACCATTACGCCGGAACT GTCGGATACAGCATCACTGACTGGCTTGAGAAGAACAAGGAACCATTGAACAACAGCGTTGTAGATCTGTATAAAAAGTCATCTTTGAAACTTATGCAAACTATCTGGGAAGGATATTTGAGCCCAGAGGAAGCAGCTGCAGCAGCAAAGTCTGGTGGCAAAAGAAAAAAGGGAGGTTCTTTCAACACTGTATCTTCCATGCACAGAGAGAGCTTGAACAAACTCATGACAAATCTGAG ATCCACCGCCCCACATTTCGTCCGTTGTATCGTTCCCAACGAAACAAAAACTCCAGGAGTTATGGATCCTCACGTCGTTTTACATCAGCTTCGTTGTAATGGTGTGTTGGAAGGTATTCGTATTTGCCGCAAAGGTTTCCCTAACAGACTTCCTTATGGTGATTTCAAGCAAAGATATCGTATCCTAAATCCAAATGCCGTTCCCGATGGTCAGTTCTTGGACAGCAAGAAGGCTTCTGAAAAGATTCTCACATCCCTTGAGGGAATCGACCACGAAAAATACAAGTTAGGTCATACTAAG GTTTTCTTTCGTGCTGGTATGTTAGGTGTTTTGGAAGAACTTCGTGACAACAAATTATCTTCGATCTTCAAACTTATTCAAGCTCGTATGCGCGGTAAATTGATGAGAATTGAATACAACAAACTTATTGAAAGAAG AGTTGCAGTTAGAGTTCTTCAATCTAACCTTCGTGCTTTCTTTGGTGTACGTGACTGGGAATGGATGAAACTGATGTTCAAGATCAAGCCACTCCTCCAAACTGCTGAAGCAGCTAAAGAACTTGAACAACTGGAAGCCGAAAATGAAGAACTCAAAATCAACTTGGAAAAAGAGTCAAAGAGACGAAAAGAACTTGAAGAGTCTCAAGTATCTCTCATTCAAGAGAAGAATGATTTGGTTTTGCAGTTGCAATCT GAACAAGATAGAATCGACGATGCAGAAGATCGTTGTGATCAACTTATCAGGACAAAAGTTGAATTAGACGGAAAAATCAAGGAAACACAAGAAAGACTCGAAGATGAAGAAGAATTAAACAACGAATTGGTTTCAAAGAAACGCAAGCTAGAAGATGAATGCTCTGAATTAAAGAAGGATATCGATGATCTTGAAATAACTCTTGCTAAAGTGGAAAAAGAAAAACATGCAACTGAAAATAAG TTGAAAAACTTGCAAGAAGAACTCGCATCACAAGATGAACAGATTGCAAAACTTCAAAAAGAGAAGAAAGCACTTCAAGAAGCACATCAACAAACATTGGATGATTTACAAGGGGAGGAAGACAAAGTCAACAGTCTCACTAAGCAAAAAGCAAAACTTGAACAACAAGTTGATGAT CTTGAAGCATCTCTCGAACAAGAAAAGAAACTCCGAATGGATCTGGAGCGAACTAAGAGAAAGTTGGAAGGAGATTTGAGACTTACTCAAGAAACAGTCATGGATCTTGAAAATGATAAGCAGAGATTGGAAGAGAAATTGAAGAAGCAAgaatttgaatataatcaacTCGCAACCAAACTTGAAGATGAACAAGCTCTTGTTAtgcaacttcaaaaaaaaatcaaagaacTTCAAGCTCGCATTGAGGAACTAGAAGAAGAACTCGAAGCTGAACGTGCAGCAAGAGCAAAGGTTGAAAAGCAAAGAGCTGATCTTTCTCGAGAGTTGGAAGAATTAAGTGAACGACTTGAAGAGGCAGGCGGTGCCACTGCTGCAcag CTGGAACTGAACAAACGTCGTGAAGCTGAATTTTCAAAACTTCGCCGCGAGTTTGAGGAATCTAATCTTTCCCACGAGGCAACAGTTTCAACATTACGTAAGAAACATGCTGATTCAAGTGCTGAAATGAGCGAACAAGTCGATAATTTACAAAGAGTCAaacagaaattggaaaaagaaaaGAGCGAAATGAAAATGGAAATTGATGATCTGGCTGCTAACGTTGAAAGCGTAACGAAAGCGAAG CTCAATTACGAAAAAATGTCGCGCAATCTTGAGGAGCAATATGGTGAAGCAAAGGCAAAGTGCGACAATTTAACGAAAGAAGTTAACGAATTGAACGCGGCTAAAGCACGATTTGCGTCAGAAAATG GTGAATTATCCCGCCAACTTGAAGAACGTGAACATTTGATGGCTCAACTGACAAGAACCAAGAACAGTTCATCACAACAAATCGAAGAACTCAAGCGAGTCGTTGAAGAAGAAGCCAAAGCGAAGGCTGCTCTCGCACATTCTGTACAAGCTTCAAGACACGACAATGACCTTCTTCGTGAACAATATGAAGAAGAACAAGAAGCAAAGGCTGAACTTCAACGAGCTTTGTCAAAAGCAAACGCCGAAGTTGCACAATGGAGAAACAAATATGAAACCGACGCAATTCAGAGAACTGAAGAATTAGAGGAGGCAAA AAAAAAGTTGGCCACCCGCTTGCAAGAAGCCGAAGAACAAGTTGAAGCAACGCAAGCAAAATGTGCAAGTCTTGAAAAAACAAAGAACCGTCTCCAAGGGGAATTGGAAGATCTTACGATCGACCTCGAGAGATCAAACTCAGCTGCTGCAGCATTAGACAAGAAGCAAAGAAACTTTGATAAG ATTCTTGCTGAGCACAAACAAAAAGAAGAAGAGTTGCAAGTCGATTTAGAACAAGCACAAAAGGAAGCCCGTGGTTTGTCAACTGAattgttcaaaatgaaaaaCGCTTATGAAGAATCCCTTGATGCTCTGGAAACAGTCAAACGAGAAAATAAGAATCTCCAGGAAGAAATTGCAGATCTTACTGACCAACTAGGAGAAGGCGGAAAAAGCATTCACGAACTTGAGAAGGCGAAGAGAACTTTGGAACATGAACGAAATGAAATACAG GCCGCTCTGGAGGAAGCAGAAGGTGCCATTGAAGGTGAAGAATCAAAGGTTCTTCGTTTACAAGTAGAAATGGCTCAAATTAAACAAGACTTTGAAAGAAGACTGAgtgaaaaagaagaagaaattgATAGCCAAAG ACGTAACCAGCAAAGATCTCTTGAATCTATGCAAACTACTCTGGATTCTGAAAGCAAAGCAAGGCAAGAAGCAGTTCGTATGAAGAAGAAGATGGAAGGAGATCTCAACGATCTTGAAATTCAACTCGGACATTCTACCCGACAAGCTACTGATTCCCAGAAAGCAGTTAAAGCTGCTCAAGCCCATGTCAAG GATTTGGAATTGCAAGTGGACGAAGCTCAACGTCACTCTGAGGATCTGCAAGAACAATTTGCTGTCATCGATCGCAGAGAAAACCTGCTGAAAGCTGAAATTGATGAGTTGAGATCAGCACTTGAACAAGCAGAACGTGGCCGAAAACTTGCTGAAACTGAACTTCTCGAAAGTAGCGAACGATCCAATCTTCTTCACACACAAAACACCGCTCTTATCAACCAGAAACGCAAGTTGGAAGGTGAATTGCAAAATATGCAAGGAGAGGTTGAAGAATCTGTTCAAGAACAAAGAAACGCAGAAGAAAAGGCAAAGAAAGCTATTACAGAT gCTGCAACTATGTCTGAGGAACTTAAGAAAGAACAAGATCTTTCATCTCACTTGGAAAGAATGAAGAAGAACATGGAACAAACAGTGAAGGATCTTCAGCAACGACTCGATGAAGCCGAACAAGTCGCACTTAAAGGAGGAAAGAAACAAGTTCAAAAACTTGAAACTCGG GTGCGCGAACTTGAAAATGAACTTGACACCGAACAACGTCGCAATGGTGAATCTGTGAAGAACCAACGTAAATATGAACGCAAGTTGAAGGAAGTGACATACCAAGCAGAAGAAGACAAAAAGAATCTGACCCGCATCCAAGATCTCGTTGACAAACTACAAATCAAGGTCAAAACATACAAGAGACAAGCTGAAGAAGCCGAGGAACAAGCCAACCAAAACTTATCAAAATATCGTAAACTGCAACACGAATTGGATGATGCTGAAGAAAGAGCTGATATGGCAGAATCTGCTCTCAACAAACTCAGATCTAAAGCCCGCGATATGTAA